The nucleotide sequence ATCCATTCCTAACGACACTATATTTTTTCCAATATCCTGCCCTAGCATATAACTCACTTTTTCCAATTCAGACTCCACAACAACATCTGCAGTATCCGAACTTTGATCACAAGAACTTAAGCCTAAGGCTAAGCAGCCTGTGAGAACAAATAAATTTCTATTTTTCATTTTTACTTATATTGATTAAACTAACTAAGCTCCTTCTCTCTAAGAGCCTTCACCTTATCATCCGACAAGTACTCATCGAATGTCATTTCCTTATCTATTATCCCATTGGGGGTAATCTCTATTATTCTATTTGCTATCGTATTTGTAAACTCATGATCATGAGATGTAAACAACAATGTCCCTTTATAATCAATCAATGAGTTATTTAATGCTGTAATAGACTCTAAGTCTAAGTGATTTGTTGGCTCATCTAACAATAAGAAATTCGCAGATTGCAACATCGCTCTCGACAACATACACCTCACTTTTTCACCTCCAGATAGAACATTCGTCTTTTTAAATGTTTCTTCCCCAGAAAAAAGCATTTTTCCTAAATACCCTCTAATAAATGTTTCGTCCTTTTCTTCAGAATATTGTCTTAACCAATCGATCAAATTATATTCATCTGTAAAATAGTCTGCATTTTCATTGGGCATGTAGGCATTCGTAATTGTAACACCCCATTCTATTGTACCTGCATCTTGAGGAGAGTTCCCAATTAGAACTTCAAATAAAGCCGTGATAGGCATACTATCCTTACAGATAACAGCCACTTTATCCCCTTTCTTTATATTCAGGTTAATGTTTTTAAAAACAGAATTACCATCAACAGTTTTAGACAAATCTTTAACATTCAATAACTGATTACCTGCTTCTCTTTCTTGATCAAAAATGATAGCAGGATACTTTCTTGTTGAAGGCTTAATTGCATCCACATTTAATTTATCCAATAGCTTCTTACGACTTGTAGCTTGTTTAGACTTAGATGCATTTGCACTAAAACGTCTAACAAAGTCCTGAAGCTCTTTCCGCTTGTCTTCTGTTTTCTTATTCTTATCAGACCTCTGTCTTGATGCTAATTGACTAGCCTGATACCAGAACGTATAATTCCCAGTATATAATTCTACAGCACTAAAATCAATATCTACAATATGCGTACACACATGATCCAAGAAGTGCCTATCATGCGAAACAACGATTACAGTTTTCTTATAATCGGCTAAAAAATTTTCCAACCACATTATAGTATTTACATCTAAATCATTCGTCGGCTCATCTAATAGCAGGATATCTGGATTTCCAAATAATGCTTGAGAAAGAAGGATTTTAACTTTATGAGTCCCGCTGATATCTTTCATTAACAGAGAATGCAATTCTTCACC is from Flavobacteriales bacterium and encodes:
- a CDS encoding ATP-binding cassette domain-containing protein; its protein translation is GANGAGKSTLLKIFSGEIESTSGTVIMDKGARMAVLKQDHFEFDEFTVLETVIMGYKELYQVMKAKDAIYAKEDFSEADGDKAGELETQFAEMDGWNAESGAAGLLSGLGVGEELHSLLMKDISGTHKVKILLSQALFGNPDILLLDEPTNDLDVNTIMWLENFLADYKKTVIVVSHDRHFLDHVCTHIVDIDFSAVELYTGNYTFWYQASQLASRQRSDKNKKTEDKRKELQDFVRRFSANASKSKQATSRKKLLDKLNVDAIKPSTRKYPAIIFDQEREAGNQLLNVKDLSKTVDGNSVFKNINLNIKKGDKVAVICKDSMPITALFEVLIGNSPQDAGTIEWGVTITNAYMPNENADYFTDEYNLIDWLRQYSEEKDETFIRGYLGKMLFSGEETFKKTNVLSGGEKVRCMLSRAMLQSANFLLLDEPTNHLDLESITALNNSLIDYKGTLLFTSHDHEFTNTIANRIIEITPNGIIDKEMTFDEYLSDDKVKALREKELS